In Promicromonospora sp. Populi, one genomic interval encodes:
- the fbaA gene encoding class II fructose-bisphosphate aldolase, with amino-acid sequence MPIATPEVYAEMIDRAKAGKFAYPAVNITSSQTITAALQGFAEAESDGIIQVSVGGAEYASGSTVKDRVSGSLALAAYATEVAKGYGVNIAIHTDHCTADKLDSWVRPLLAIEAEQVKNGGLPTFQSHMFDGSTVPIEENLVIAAELLELSQAARTILEIEIGVVGGEEDGHTAEINDKLYTTPEDGLATVRALGSGERGRYLTALTFGNVHGVYKPGAVKLRPEILLDIQKAVGSEIGKESPFDLVFHGGSGSTAEEISAAVDNGVIKMNIDTDTQYAFSRPVADHFFKNYDGVLKVDGEVGNKKAYDPRAWGKSAEKGMAARIIEACQQLRSAGHKL; translated from the coding sequence ATGCCCATCGCAACCCCTGAGGTCTACGCCGAGATGATCGACCGGGCGAAGGCCGGCAAGTTCGCCTACCCCGCGGTCAACATCACCTCGTCGCAGACCATCACTGCCGCTCTTCAGGGCTTTGCCGAGGCGGAGTCGGACGGCATCATCCAGGTCTCCGTGGGTGGCGCCGAGTACGCGTCGGGCTCGACGGTGAAGGACCGGGTCTCGGGTTCGCTCGCGCTGGCGGCCTACGCCACCGAGGTCGCCAAGGGCTACGGCGTCAACATCGCCATCCACACCGACCACTGCACGGCCGACAAGCTCGACTCCTGGGTCCGGCCCCTGCTGGCGATCGAGGCCGAGCAGGTCAAGAACGGCGGCCTGCCGACGTTCCAGTCGCACATGTTCGACGGCTCCACCGTGCCGATCGAGGAGAACCTCGTGATCGCCGCCGAGCTGCTCGAGCTGTCGCAGGCCGCGCGCACGATCCTCGAGATCGAGATCGGCGTGGTCGGTGGCGAGGAGGACGGCCACACCGCCGAGATCAACGACAAGCTGTACACCACGCCCGAGGACGGCCTGGCCACGGTCAGGGCGCTCGGTTCGGGCGAGCGCGGCCGTTACCTGACGGCCCTCACGTTCGGCAACGTGCACGGCGTGTACAAGCCGGGTGCGGTGAAGCTCCGCCCGGAGATCCTGCTGGACATCCAGAAGGCGGTCGGCTCGGAGATCGGCAAGGAGAGCCCGTTCGACCTCGTGTTCCACGGTGGTTCGGGTTCGACGGCGGAGGAGATCTCTGCCGCGGTCGACAACGGCGTCATCAAGATGAACATCGACACCGACACCCAGTACGCGTTCTCGCGCCCGGTGGCCGACCACTTCTTCAAGAACTACGACGGCGTGCTGAAGGTGGACGGCGAGGTCGGCAACAAGAAGGCCTACGACCCGCGCGCCTGGGGCAAGTCGGCGGAGAAGGGCATGGCCGCCCGCATCATCGAGGCCTGCCAGCAGCTGCGCTCGGCGGGCCACAAGCTCTGA
- a CDS encoding DUF3151 domain-containing protein, giving the protein MTTQKNLLDGPAATLLPDDYPAARERLTSGDDPVAVAASAPASSLVWAVLAEGALAVGSDAANVAAYAYARTGYHRGLDALRRAGWRGQGPVPASHAPNQGFLRALLALSEAARLIGEADEAERCAKFLVDSGTSVDEVRTLASTTK; this is encoded by the coding sequence ATGACCACTCAGAAGAACCTGCTGGACGGCCCGGCCGCGACGCTGCTCCCCGACGACTACCCCGCGGCCCGCGAGCGCCTGACCAGTGGCGACGACCCGGTGGCGGTCGCGGCGTCGGCCCCGGCGTCGTCCCTTGTGTGGGCGGTCCTGGCGGAGGGTGCGCTGGCGGTGGGCAGCGACGCGGCGAACGTGGCGGCCTACGCCTACGCGCGCACCGGCTATCACCGCGGGCTGGACGCGCTGCGCCGGGCCGGCTGGCGCGGGCAGGGGCCGGTCCCGGCGAGCCACGCGCCGAACCAGGGTTTTCTCCGGGCGCTGCTCGCGCTCTCCGAGGCGGCCCGCCTGATCGGCGAGGCGGACGAGGCGGAGCGCTGCGCGAAGTTCCTCGTGGACTCGGGCACGTCTGTGGACGAGGTCCGCACCCTGGCGTCCACCACGAAGTAG
- a CDS encoding SpoIIE family protein phosphatase, protein MPPSVQPGARGSHRAPETEPRRHLAATGIPRTMPPSVGDVMLRAAVSVGLPVFLTGPTEDGMPMLWANSAFEHYAGVRFTDFAGFTVRRLGEMLVEPQDLERMTELVNAGQEVHATVRSHLRGGTHGWAQLTLTPARAGHSDRITHWVGFSVDVSDHVDRNNAQLASLENERQQREDLDLIAQTTEILTDLEYPYALRDIAELLQSMVRWAGFYVNDDGLRHAAGVDVAAPPSGRGRRHARYIEGDNIADKTRGHRPQTDALGDSVTTGPMPILEVVDSVQDLLDGVLDGPVTLHLDIPHAPHSASGWLQRDLTLRLADELGKAPDSVVVHPVAGRRDVLGLVVIVPDEDESGDYVELDEPDALRTVVEVVARRAGSAIDNARMYAREHRLAETLQRAMLPEQADVAGLDVWTYYAPNAEHAQVGGDWYDVLQISPDLVGLVIGDVVGHDVEAAATMGQLRSVVRSYAFELSTPSRVLERVDQLVAGMGIPRSASMVYASLKREEEPDVWTIGYSRAGHLPPLLLRDGEVIKLDEGGGALVGFGSRERTTGEVLLQPGDTLLFYTDGLIERRDRSLRLGLEALLETASAITARDAAGVGEELLSRLADAPEDDVAIVVVRIPDPTGDAGETALSPRWRRWMLPSEPSSIGRARHAVLRTCQAWGIEESAQAELVVSELVANGVLHGWGHIALRLYDTGDGLRIEVEDNNPAPPVATDGHPNRLGGFGMQIVDRLAEWGWRPSGSGKLVWAKLRRQPTPPK, encoded by the coding sequence GTGCCCCCGAGCGTCCAGCCGGGCGCCCGCGGTTCCCACCGCGCGCCGGAGACCGAGCCGCGCCGGCACCTGGCCGCGACCGGCATCCCGCGCACCATGCCGCCGTCGGTCGGCGACGTGATGCTCCGCGCCGCCGTGAGCGTGGGCCTCCCGGTGTTCCTGACCGGCCCCACCGAGGACGGCATGCCCATGCTGTGGGCCAACAGCGCCTTCGAGCACTACGCGGGTGTGCGGTTCACCGATTTCGCCGGCTTCACGGTGCGCCGGCTCGGCGAGATGCTCGTGGAGCCGCAGGATCTCGAACGGATGACGGAGCTGGTGAACGCCGGCCAGGAGGTGCACGCGACCGTGCGGTCCCACCTGCGCGGCGGCACGCACGGCTGGGCCCAGCTCACGCTCACCCCGGCCCGCGCCGGGCACAGCGACCGCATCACCCACTGGGTCGGGTTCAGCGTGGACGTCTCCGACCACGTGGACCGGAACAACGCCCAGCTCGCCAGCCTGGAGAACGAGCGGCAGCAGCGCGAGGACCTCGACCTCATCGCGCAGACCACCGAGATCCTGACGGACCTCGAGTACCCGTACGCCCTGCGCGACATCGCGGAGCTGCTCCAGTCGATGGTGCGCTGGGCAGGCTTCTACGTGAACGACGACGGCCTCCGGCACGCCGCCGGGGTCGACGTCGCGGCGCCGCCGAGCGGCCGCGGCCGCCGTCATGCCCGGTACATCGAGGGCGACAACATCGCGGACAAGACCCGAGGACACCGACCGCAGACCGACGCCCTCGGCGACTCGGTCACGACCGGCCCCATGCCGATCCTCGAGGTGGTGGACTCGGTGCAGGACTTGCTCGACGGCGTGCTGGACGGCCCCGTCACGCTGCACCTCGACATCCCGCACGCGCCGCACTCGGCGTCGGGCTGGCTGCAGCGCGACCTCACGCTGCGCCTCGCCGACGAGCTGGGCAAGGCTCCGGACTCCGTGGTGGTGCACCCCGTCGCCGGGCGGCGGGACGTGCTTGGCCTGGTCGTGATCGTGCCCGACGAGGACGAGTCGGGCGACTACGTCGAGCTGGACGAGCCCGACGCGCTGCGCACCGTGGTCGAGGTGGTGGCCCGCCGCGCGGGCAGCGCCATCGACAACGCGCGCATGTACGCGCGGGAGCACCGCCTCGCCGAGACCCTGCAGCGCGCCATGCTCCCCGAGCAGGCCGACGTCGCGGGCCTCGACGTGTGGACCTACTACGCCCCGAACGCGGAGCACGCCCAGGTGGGCGGCGACTGGTACGACGTGCTGCAGATCTCGCCGGACCTGGTGGGCCTGGTCATCGGCGACGTCGTGGGCCACGACGTCGAGGCCGCGGCCACCATGGGCCAGCTGCGTTCAGTGGTGCGCTCCTACGCCTTCGAGCTGTCCACGCCGAGCCGGGTGCTGGAACGCGTCGACCAGCTTGTGGCGGGCATGGGCATCCCACGCTCGGCAAGCATGGTGTACGCCTCTCTGAAGCGCGAGGAGGAGCCGGACGTCTGGACCATCGGCTACTCGCGTGCGGGCCACCTGCCGCCCCTCCTGCTGCGTGACGGAGAGGTGATCAAGCTCGACGAGGGCGGCGGCGCGCTCGTCGGCTTCGGCTCACGCGAGCGGACCACCGGCGAAGTGCTCCTCCAGCCCGGCGACACGCTCCTGTTCTACACCGACGGTCTCATCGAGCGGCGCGACCGGTCCCTGCGGCTGGGCCTGGAGGCCCTGCTGGAGACGGCCTCGGCCATCACGGCGCGCGACGCCGCCGGCGTTGGCGAGGAGCTGCTCTCCCGCCTGGCCGACGCGCCGGAGGACGACGTGGCGATCGTCGTCGTCCGTATCCCCGACCCGACCGGCGACGCCGGGGAGACCGCGCTGTCGCCGCGCTGGCGGCGCTGGATGCTGCCGAGCGAGCCGTCCTCGATCGGCCGGGCCCGGCACGCGGTGCTGCGCACCTGCCAGGCGTGGGGCATCGAGGAGTCCGCGCAGGCCGAGCTTGTGGTCTCAGAGCTCGTGGCGAACGGTGTGCTGCACGGCTGGGGGCACATCGCGCTGCGCCTGTACGACACGGGCGACGGGCTGCGCATCGAGGTCGAGGACAACAACCCGGCGCCGCCGGTGGCGACCGACGGGCACCCGAACCGCCTGGGCGGCTTCGGCATGCAGATCGTGGACCGGCTGGCCGAGTGGGGCTGGCGCCCGTCGGGCAGCGGAAAGCTGGTCTGGGCCAAGCTCCGCCGCCAGCCCACCCCACCCAAGTAG
- a CDS encoding STAS domain-containing protein encodes MIEIATSPTTTTLVIAGDLDLAERDQFPEIAARVVGLRRQLLVIDMCRVTFMDSTGAAFLISLADAGRKRGGATVIRGADERDLFVLEVCGAMELFRVDDEHSCEPSAPDSGFAVLTSRDDDGAPLSHHDVSTA; translated from the coding sequence ATGATCGAGATCGCGACGTCTCCCACGACGACGACGCTCGTGATCGCCGGCGACCTCGACCTTGCCGAACGAGACCAGTTCCCGGAGATCGCGGCGCGCGTCGTCGGCCTGCGCCGACAGCTGCTGGTCATCGACATGTGCCGGGTCACGTTCATGGACTCGACCGGGGCCGCGTTCCTCATCTCGCTGGCCGACGCCGGCCGCAAGCGCGGCGGCGCCACAGTCATCCGCGGGGCCGACGAGCGCGACCTGTTCGTGCTCGAGGTCTGCGGCGCGATGGAGCTCTTCCGCGTGGACGACGAGCACTCGTGCGAACCGTCCGCCCCCGACTCGGGATTCGCAGTGCTGACCTCGCGGGACGACGACGGTGCTCCGTTATCGCACCACGACGTGTCCACGGCATAA
- a CDS encoding alpha/beta hydrolase family protein, whose translation MAERVTFESTTGPRLAGIIDLPDGEVRGWGVFSHGFTLGKDSPAAARICKQLASEGIGMLRFDNLGLGDSEGDWGDGSFTHKVADTVQAARFMADEGRPVHLLVGHSFGGAAVIAAAGDVPGVQAVATIGAPVQPRHAEHNYDAVLGRVFDDGHAQWMVGGRALTLKRHFVEDVRRAELRSKIREMGSPLLVMHSPTDSTVDISNAGEIFREARHPRSFVSLEGADHLLTAPGQAKRAARIISAWADQYLTV comes from the coding sequence GTGGCTGAGCGCGTCACGTTCGAGAGCACCACAGGACCGCGCCTCGCGGGCATCATCGATCTGCCCGACGGCGAGGTGCGTGGCTGGGGCGTGTTCTCGCACGGGTTCACGCTGGGCAAGGACTCGCCGGCCGCGGCGCGGATCTGCAAGCAGCTCGCCAGCGAGGGCATCGGGATGCTCCGGTTCGACAACCTGGGCCTGGGCGACTCCGAGGGCGACTGGGGCGACGGCTCCTTCACGCACAAGGTCGCGGACACCGTGCAGGCCGCTCGGTTCATGGCCGACGAGGGCCGACCCGTGCACCTGCTGGTGGGGCACTCGTTCGGCGGCGCGGCAGTGATCGCGGCCGCGGGGGACGTGCCGGGGGTGCAGGCGGTCGCGACGATCGGCGCCCCCGTCCAGCCGCGGCACGCGGAGCACAACTACGACGCCGTCCTGGGCCGGGTGTTCGACGACGGCCACGCGCAGTGGATGGTCGGCGGCCGTGCGCTGACGCTCAAGCGGCACTTCGTGGAGGACGTCCGCCGGGCGGAGCTGCGGTCGAAGATCCGGGAGATGGGCTCACCGCTGCTGGTGATGCACTCGCCGACGGACAGCACGGTGGACATCTCGAACGCCGGGGAGATCTTCCGGGAGGCGCGGCACCCGCGCTCGTTCGTGTCGCTGGAGGGTGCCGACCACCTGCTCACCGCACCCGGTCAGGCCAAGCGTGCGGCCCGCATCATCAGCGCCTGGGCGGACCAGTACCTGACGGTCTGA
- a CDS encoding STAS domain-containing protein, with product MQDGTYDPPRGPQGGSPQDPGHQNTEIGEPASIHVIVGRSRARIVLSGEIDADIGGDLHEATAAAEESRLPVEIDAHHVTFMDSSGVAFLARLASRSPHRVRVLRAPPTVRFLLEVTRIGDLLDIVDEDPGFELDDDDPAGPPPGGGAPTPAGVGGPSAS from the coding sequence GTGCAGGACGGAACCTACGACCCCCCGCGCGGTCCGCAGGGCGGGAGCCCGCAGGACCCCGGCCATCAGAACACCGAGATCGGCGAGCCCGCCAGCATCCACGTCATCGTGGGCCGTTCCCGCGCTCGGATCGTGCTCTCGGGAGAGATCGACGCCGATATCGGCGGCGATCTGCACGAGGCGACCGCCGCGGCCGAGGAGTCGCGTCTCCCGGTCGAGATCGACGCGCACCATGTGACCTTCATGGACTCGTCCGGCGTCGCGTTCCTCGCCCGCCTCGCGAGCCGCAGCCCGCACCGTGTCCGCGTGCTGCGCGCACCCCCGACGGTGCGCTTCCTGCTCGAGGTGACGCGGATCGGCGACCTCCTCGACATCGTGGACGAGGACCCGGGCTTCGAGCTGGACGACGACGACCCGGCGGGCCCGCCACCAGGCGGCGGGGCCCCAACCCCGGCAGGTGTCGGCGGCCCGTCCGCTTCCTGA
- the purS gene encoding phosphoribosylformylglycinamidine synthase subunit PurS, whose protein sequence is MGRVVVEVMPKPEILDPQGKAVVGALPRLGFTQFSGVRQGKRFELEVDGEVTPEILAAAQEAAATLLSNPVIEDVVSVTDASAEPAGATVSA, encoded by the coding sequence GTGGGACGCGTCGTCGTCGAGGTCATGCCCAAGCCCGAGATCCTGGACCCCCAGGGCAAGGCTGTGGTCGGAGCGCTGCCGCGCCTCGGCTTCACCCAGTTCTCCGGTGTGCGTCAGGGCAAGCGGTTCGAGCTCGAGGTGGACGGTGAGGTGACGCCGGAGATCCTCGCCGCCGCGCAGGAGGCAGCTGCCACCCTGCTGTCCAACCCGGTGATCGAGGACGTCGTGTCGGTGACCGACGCGTCCGCCGAACCGGCCGGCGCGACGGTGAGCGCCTGA
- a CDS encoding adenylosuccinate synthase, producing the protein MPGVVLVGAQWGDEGKGKATDLLGSRVDYVVKFNGGNNAGHTVVIDDEKYALHLLPSGILSPGVVPVIANGVVVDIEVLFQELDALIERGVDTSRLLVSGSAHIIAPYHRTIDKVTERFLGKRRIGTTGRGIGPAYADKINRVGIRMWDLFDEKILRAKIEGSLDQKNHLLVKVYNRRAITVDETLDELLQFAERLRPMVTDTAVELNKALDAGKNVLFEAGQATMLDIDHGTYPFVTSSSATAGGAVTGSGVGPTRIDSVIGVIKAYTTRVGEGPFPTELFDDKGEFLRKTGGEYGVTTGRARRTGWYDSVIARYATRINGLTDIVLTKLDVLTGMEKVPVCVAYDVDGVRYDEMPTDQTAFHHAKPVYEEFDGWWEDISKARDFTDLPPNAQAYVHALEEMSGTRISAIGVGPKRDEIIPVHDLIHSR; encoded by the coding sequence ATGCCAGGCGTCGTGCTCGTCGGGGCCCAGTGGGGCGATGAGGGCAAGGGAAAGGCGACGGACCTCCTGGGCTCCCGCGTCGACTACGTGGTCAAGTTCAACGGTGGGAACAACGCGGGGCACACGGTCGTCATCGACGACGAGAAGTACGCCCTGCACCTGCTGCCGTCCGGGATCCTGTCGCCGGGTGTGGTGCCGGTCATCGCCAACGGCGTCGTCGTCGACATCGAGGTGCTGTTCCAGGAGCTCGACGCGCTGATCGAGCGGGGTGTGGACACGTCCCGCCTGCTCGTCTCGGGCAGCGCGCACATCATCGCCCCGTACCACCGCACCATCGACAAGGTGACCGAGCGGTTCCTCGGCAAGCGCCGGATCGGCACCACGGGCCGGGGGATCGGCCCGGCGTACGCCGACAAGATCAACCGTGTGGGCATCCGCATGTGGGACCTGTTCGACGAGAAGATCCTGCGCGCCAAGATCGAGGGCTCGCTCGACCAGAAGAACCACCTGCTGGTGAAGGTCTACAACCGGCGCGCCATCACCGTGGACGAGACGCTCGACGAGCTGCTCCAGTTCGCGGAGCGGCTGCGGCCGATGGTCACGGACACCGCCGTCGAGCTGAACAAGGCGCTCGACGCGGGCAAGAACGTCCTGTTCGAGGCCGGCCAGGCGACGATGCTCGACATCGACCACGGCACGTACCCGTTCGTCACGTCGTCCAGCGCGACGGCGGGGGGCGCGGTCACCGGGTCCGGCGTCGGGCCCACGCGGATCGACTCCGTGATCGGTGTCATCAAGGCCTACACGACGCGCGTGGGCGAGGGGCCGTTCCCCACCGAGCTGTTCGACGACAAGGGCGAGTTCCTCCGCAAGACCGGCGGCGAGTACGGCGTCACCACGGGCCGCGCGCGCCGCACCGGGTGGTACGACTCCGTGATCGCCCGCTACGCGACGCGGATCAACGGGCTCACCGACATCGTGCTCACCAAGCTCGACGTGCTCACCGGTATGGAGAAGGTCCCGGTCTGCGTGGCGTACGACGTCGACGGCGTCCGCTACGACGAGATGCCCACGGACCAGACGGCGTTCCACCACGCCAAGCCGGTCTACGAAGAGTTCGACGGCTGGTGGGAGGACATCTCCAAGGCCCGCGACTTTACGGACCTGCCGCCGAATGCCCAGGCTTACGTGCACGCGCTCGAAGAGATGTCGGGCACCCGGATCTCCGCGATCGGCGTGGGCCCGAAGCGCGACGAGATCATCCCCGTCCACGACCTCATCCACAGCCGCTGA
- a CDS encoding TrmH family RNA methyltransferase has translation MTSTPDTDTEPEVGVGPWPGSLPDDARYDPELLADGDRRNVADQYRYWSVEAIVADLDTRRHPFHVAIENWAHDLNIGSVVRTANAFNAAGVHIVGRRRWNRRGAMVTDRYLHVTHHPDAEALAGWVAAASSTSPLRLPIVGIDNVPGSVPIEGYELPRECVLLFGQESTGLTAEAQAACDVVLHITQYGSTRSINAGAAAAIAMHAWAMQHA, from the coding sequence ATGACCAGCACGCCCGATACCGATACCGAGCCCGAGGTCGGCGTCGGCCCTTGGCCGGGTTCCCTGCCCGACGACGCTCGCTACGATCCTGAGCTCCTGGCCGACGGCGACCGGCGAAACGTGGCCGACCAGTACCGGTACTGGTCCGTGGAGGCGATAGTCGCCGACCTCGACACCCGGCGGCACCCGTTCCACGTGGCGATCGAGAACTGGGCGCACGACCTCAACATCGGCTCCGTGGTCCGCACCGCCAACGCGTTCAACGCGGCGGGTGTGCACATCGTTGGCCGACGCCGATGGAATCGCCGCGGCGCGATGGTCACCGACCGGTACCTGCACGTGACCCACCATCCGGACGCCGAGGCGCTGGCCGGCTGGGTGGCAGCGGCGTCAAGCACCTCGCCCCTCCGCCTCCCGATCGTCGGCATCGACAACGTGCCCGGCTCCGTGCCGATCGAGGGCTACGAGCTCCCGCGCGAGTGCGTCCTGCTGTTCGGCCAGGAGTCGACCGGCCTGACGGCGGAGGCGCAGGCGGCGTGCGACGTCGTCCTGCACATCACGCAGTACGGCTCGACCCGGTCGATCAACGCGGGCGCCGCAGCGGCGATAGCGATGCACGCGTGGGCCATGCAGCACGCGTAA
- the purD gene encoding phosphoribosylamine--glycine ligase translates to MKILVIGTGAREHAIVHSLQRETASGTAVHELHAAPGNPGIAASTTLHKVDPLDGSAVAALAEQIGAELVVIGPEAPLVAGVADSVRAAGIAVFGPSGEAARLEGSKSFAKEVMAAAGVPTAMAHLCTDADEVAAALDAFGAPYVVKDDGLAAGKGVVVTDDREAALVHGEACLANPNGRVVVEEYLDGPEVSLFCLSDGATVVPLVPAQDFKRAGDGDAGLNTGGMGAYTPLGWVPSGLVDEVLTRVAQPTVDEMARRGTPFSGVLYVGIALTSRGTRVVEFNARFGDPEVQSVLARLATPLSTILLAAAHGRLAELEPLRWRPEASVTVVVASEGYPELARSGDPITGIDDAGALPGVHVLHAGTAISASGELVSAGGRVLSVVALGADLADARRRAYDGVAKIGLKGSHHRTDIALKAERGEVTVP, encoded by the coding sequence GTGAAGATCCTCGTCATCGGGACCGGTGCCCGCGAGCACGCCATCGTCCACTCCCTCCAGCGGGAGACCGCGTCCGGGACCGCCGTCCACGAGCTCCACGCCGCGCCGGGCAATCCCGGTATCGCCGCGTCGACCACGCTGCACAAGGTCGACCCCCTGGACGGCTCAGCCGTGGCGGCGCTGGCCGAGCAGATCGGTGCGGAGCTGGTCGTGATCGGCCCGGAGGCGCCGCTCGTGGCGGGCGTCGCGGACTCCGTCCGGGCGGCGGGGATCGCGGTGTTCGGGCCCTCCGGCGAGGCGGCCCGGCTCGAGGGCTCCAAGTCGTTCGCCAAGGAGGTCATGGCCGCCGCCGGCGTGCCGACCGCGATGGCGCACCTGTGCACCGACGCAGACGAGGTCGCCGCCGCGCTGGACGCGTTCGGCGCCCCGTACGTGGTCAAGGACGACGGCCTCGCGGCCGGCAAGGGTGTGGTGGTCACGGACGACCGCGAGGCCGCACTCGTCCACGGCGAGGCCTGCCTGGCCAACCCGAACGGTCGTGTGGTGGTCGAGGAGTACCTCGACGGCCCCGAGGTCTCGCTGTTCTGCCTGTCCGACGGCGCGACGGTGGTCCCGCTGGTCCCGGCACAGGACTTCAAGCGCGCCGGGGACGGCGACGCGGGCCTCAACACCGGCGGGATGGGCGCGTACACGCCGCTGGGCTGGGTGCCGTCGGGCCTGGTGGACGAGGTCCTGACCCGCGTCGCGCAGCCCACCGTGGACGAGATGGCCCGCCGGGGCACGCCGTTCTCCGGGGTGCTGTATGTCGGGATCGCGCTGACCAGCCGCGGCACCCGGGTCGTGGAGTTCAACGCGCGCTTCGGCGACCCGGAGGTGCAGTCCGTGCTTGCCCGGCTCGCGACGCCGTTGTCGACGATCCTGCTCGCGGCGGCCCACGGCAGGCTCGCCGAGCTGGAGCCGCTGCGCTGGCGCCCCGAGGCCTCGGTCACGGTGGTCGTCGCGTCCGAGGGCTACCCGGAGCTTGCCCGGTCGGGCGACCCGATCACGGGTATCGACGACGCCGGGGCGCTGCCCGGGGTGCACGTGCTGCACGCCGGTACTGCGATCTCCGCATCCGGTGAGCTGGTCAGCGCGGGCGGCCGCGTGCTGTCCGTGGTGGCGCTGGGCGCCGACCTGGCGGACGCCCGGCGTCGTGCCTACGACGGTGTCGCGAAGATCGGCCTGAAGGGTTCGCACCACCGCACGGACATCGCGCTGAAGGCGGAGCGCGGCGAGGTCACCGTCCCGTAG